TGCGGTAATAATAGTCCCCGCCCAAACCAGAAACATAACTGGATTTTTGAGCATGATTTTGGGGTTGAGTTTGACAAAAGCATCTTTTATGGCTCTTTGATAAAGCCCTTTGGTATTCGCTTTTGGGGTATGTTTACGAGCAGCACGAGGGCCGCTAGGCTGACGAGGTTCTTGAGGTAATTCCATTGGTGATGCGTGTTAGTGATTAGTAGCAAATTCTGACGGGACAATTACTAATAACTAAAATTGAAATGCTTCTGCGATCGCTCCTAGTGCTAAAACGGGAAAGAATGTCAGCGCCCCCAAGATTAAAATTACTCCGGCTGTCACGCTTGTAAATAAGGTGGTATCGGTTCTGAGTGTGCCAGGAGTTTCTGGTACTTGTTGTTTGTTAGCCATGCTATCTGCTAACAAAAGCAGGGAAATAATTGGGATGTAACGTCCTCCTAATAAGCTGATACAAGTACTAAGGTTCCACCATAAAGCTGTGGGTGCAGGTTGGCTATCTGCTAATCCTTCAAAACCTGAGCCATTGTTGGCAGCGGCAGACGTATATTCGTAAACAACTTGCGAAATACCGTGAAAACCTGGGTTACTAATACCAGCGAGGGTATCAGGAAAAGCTAGGGCGATCGCACTGGGAATTAGTACTAAAATTGGGTGAACAAGTAGAATAACGCTTGCTAAAACAATTTCCCGCTTTTCAACTTTTCGTCCTAGAAATTCTGGTGTACGTCCTACCATCAGCCCAGTTAAAAACACTGTTAAAATTAGGTAGATGAATAAATAAGCGGTTCCTATTCCTTGACCTCCCCAAATAATTTGTAAAAACATATTAAATAAGGTAGAAAAGCCACCAGGAGGCATTAAAGAATCGTGCATTCCGTTAACAGCACCACACATAGTTGCTGTCGTAGTAACTGCCCAAAGTGCTGTTTGCGCCCAACCAAATCTAACTTCTTTACCTTCTAAATTCGGGACTTGATTAGTTCCTTGACTACCTAAAAGTGCATTAACATTTGGGTTGCCTTGGAGTTCGCCAATAGCTGTAATGCCTACTAGAACCGTAAAGATCAGAAAGACCATCCAAAAAAGTAACCATCCTTGTTTTTTGTTATTAGCTATCAACCCATAGGTATAAATTAAGCTGGCTGGAATAGCAACCATCGCCAGGGTTTCTATTAAGTTAGAAATGGAGTTAGGATTCTCAAACGGATGAGCGGAATTAATTGCAAAAAAACCACCGCCATTTTCTCCTAACTGCTTGATAATTTCAAAGTGGGCAACTGGGCCACGTGCGATCGCTTGTGTAGCCCCTTCTAAAGTGGTAGCAATTGCCGTTCCAGCTAAGGTTTCGGGAACACCTAAAATAACTAAAACTATTGCACCTACAACTGAGATGGGTAATAAAATGCGGGTGATAGATTTAGTTAAATCTACATAAAAATTCCCTAAAGGTCTGCCAGTTAAACCGCGAATAAATGCCATACCTACTGCCAAACCTGTTGCTGCTGAGGTAAACATTAAAAACCCCAGTGCTAACATTTGAGAGCCATAAGATAATGTGGTTTCGCCAGAATAATGTTGTTGATCAGTATTAGTTAAAAAAGAGACGGTTGTGTGTAGCGCTGTATCCCATGTTGGCGAACTTAACCCCGTAGGATTTAATGGGAGTATTCCCTGAAGCATCAAGATTAAATAAACAAAAATGCCCATAACCAAGTTGCTGTAAAGCACTGCACGAGCATACTGCCAACCAGTCATACTTTCTGTACGCAATCCTCCTAGTTTGTAGATGGTGCTATCTACAGGGTTCATAACTGGGTCAAGTAAGGTTTTTTCTCCCAAAAAAGCATGAGCTATGTAGCTGCCAAAAGGACGAACAATGGCAATTAATATCAGTAGTGTCAGAACAATTTGAAATAATCCTTGAAACATAATTCAGTTGATAATTTTATTAATTTCAGATTGCTGCTGACTGTAACTATAGAATTAGCAAAAAGATGTAATTTTTTAGATTTCTATACAGCTAGGTTTGCTCAAATTTCATTTACTATAAATAAAGTAGCAACAATCTAAATCTTTTAAAATATGTTTTCCAGTATATTGTTTTTGTTAAAAAGTATACATCTAGAGATATAGATTCATCTAAACGCTAAAGTTAGTTGAGGTTATAAGGAGGTAATAGTTATTAACTGTTCAAGCAGATATATCCATGAAAAATCAGATTTTAAAACCACATTGGCTGATTGCTAGTTTATTTACTGTAGTTATAGTGCTAGATTTATCTACTCCTGCGGACTATGTATTTGGCTACTGTTACACCGGAGCAATTCTCCTGGCTAACTCGCAGTTGAGCAGGTTAGCAACAATCCGAGTAACAATAATGGCATCAGTGTTAACGCTGTTAAATCTTTTTTTACCTGGAGGGGAAATTATTCACACAGCAGCGATCGCAAATCGGCTAATTGTTGTCTTCGCATTAATTGTGACTGGCTGGTTAAGTGAGCGCAACTACCGCTACCAAGAAGCGATCGCAACTCAACAGGCGCAATTGCAATCTCAACAGCAATTGGCTAGTATGCGCGAGGATTTCATCTCTACCTTGACTCACGATCTCAAAACCCCCCTAATAGGAGCAATTGAAACGCTGAAATCCTTTCAAACCGGACAATTCGGCAATGTGACATCGGCTCAACAAAAAGTTTTGCAGATGATGGAACGCTCTCACCGCACTACATTACAGTTAGTGGAAACAGTACTAGATATTTATCGCAACGATATATCGGGACTGAAACTTCAGTGCCAAGTGGTAAATTTAGCAGCGATCGCCTTTGAAGTTATTGCGACATTAAGAGATTTAGCAGCGACCCGACGGGTGTATATTGATTTGAGTTATGGAGAATCTGACTTTCGCCGTTCCTTGTGGGTGAATGGAGATGAACTGCAACTGCAACGAGTATTTACCA
Above is a genomic segment from Oculatellaceae cyanobacterium containing:
- the kdpA gene encoding potassium-transporting ATPase subunit KdpA; the protein is MFQGLFQIVLTLLILIAIVRPFGSYIAHAFLGEKTLLDPVMNPVDSTIYKLGGLRTESMTGWQYARAVLYSNLVMGIFVYLILMLQGILPLNPTGLSSPTWDTALHTTVSFLTNTDQQHYSGETTLSYGSQMLALGFLMFTSAATGLAVGMAFIRGLTGRPLGNFYVDLTKSITRILLPISVVGAIVLVILGVPETLAGTAIATTLEGATQAIARGPVAHFEIIKQLGENGGGFFAINSAHPFENPNSISNLIETLAMVAIPASLIYTYGLIANNKKQGWLLFWMVFLIFTVLVGITAIGELQGNPNVNALLGSQGTNQVPNLEGKEVRFGWAQTALWAVTTTATMCGAVNGMHDSLMPPGGFSTLFNMFLQIIWGGQGIGTAYLFIYLILTVFLTGLMVGRTPEFLGRKVEKREIVLASVILLVHPILVLIPSAIALAFPDTLAGISNPGFHGISQVVYEYTSAAANNGSGFEGLADSQPAPTALWWNLSTCISLLGGRYIPIISLLLLADSMANKQQVPETPGTLRTDTTLFTSVTAGVILILGALTFFPVLALGAIAEAFQF
- a CDS encoding HAMP domain-containing sensor histidine kinase, yielding MKNQILKPHWLIASLFTVVIVLDLSTPADYVFGYCYTGAILLANSQLSRLATIRVTIMASVLTLLNLFLPGGEIIHTAAIANRLIVVFALIVTGWLSERNYRYQEAIATQQAQLQSQQQLASMREDFISTLTHDLKTPLIGAIETLKSFQTGQFGNVTSAQQKVLQMMERSHRTTLQLVETVLDIYRNDISGLKLQCQVVNLAAIAFEVIATLRDLAATRRVYIDLSYGESDFRRSLWVNGDELQLQRVFTNLLTNAVNHSPRGGRVEVLLESYSVYHIVKFLDTGQGITEEELPHLFERFYQGNSDRQAKGSGLGLYLSRQIITAHGGTIWAENRSPKGALFAFRLLASPPPLLENN